From Streptomyces sp. NBC_01551:
GCGACGGTGATGTCGGTGCCTTCGACGATCACCCGGCCGCTGCTGGGGGTGTCGAGGCCCCCGGCGAGGGTGAGCAGCGTGGACTTGCCGGACCCGGAGGGGCCCATGACGGCGACGAGTTCGCCGGGGTGGACGGACAGGTCGATACCGCGCAGGGCGTGCACCTCGGTGGCTCCGCTGCCATGGGTGCGGACGAGCTTGTCCAACTGCAATACGGGCTGGTCGGGCATGAAGGGTCCCCCTGGGACGGTGGTTCAGCCCCGCCGCGTGCGGGCGGTGCGGGGCCGGTCGGTGGCGGTGGCCGCGGGAGCCGCGGCGGCGGTGGCCGGGGTGGCGGTGGCCGGGGTGGCGGTGGCCGGGGTGGCGGTCGTGGCCCGGGTCGGTTCGGCTTCGGCTCTCCGGTCGGCCGGCTGGGAGAGCCGGACGAGCCGGGACTCGCAGTGATCGAGCCAGCGGGCCTCGGCCTCGGTCTGGAAGATGAGCTGTTCCACGACGAGCAGCCAGGCCAGGTCGTCGCGTTCGCCGGACCGGCCGCTCTCGATCTCGGTGAGTGCCTGGGCCTTGAGCCGGGTGTAGTCCTGCATCGCCTTGATCGTGGCGTGCCGCTGGGACTGGATGACGGCGCGGATGTCCACGCCAGGGGCGCCCACGGCCATGGCGAGCTTGATCGACAGCTCGTCACGGGGCGGGTTGGTGCGGTCGACGGGGCGCTCGTACCACTGCCGCAGTTCGGCGCGTCCGGTGTCGGTGATGGCGTAGAGGGTGTGCCCGGCGTCGTCCTCGCCGCCGGGGGCGACGAGTCCGTCGCGCTCCAGGCGGGAGAGGGTGGTGTACACCTGCCCGACGTTGAGCGGCCAGGTGGAGCCGGTGCGGGATTCGAACTCGGTACGCAGCTGGGAGCCGTACCGAGGACCCCGTTCCAGCAGGGCGAGAAGGCCGTGGCGGATCGACATACTCAGTATGTATACCGGGTATGCAGGCCCCCGCAACCATCCTGCGGCGTACATCCACAGGGGGACGCGCGCTTCCCCCTCCGCCTCAAGAGCCCTTCCGAGGCCGCCCGTTCGCCCCTACGGCCCGCGCCGCAGCCGCATCCCCATGAAGCCGAGACCGAGCCCCATCAGGGCGAATCCGGTGCCGAGGGGCAGCATGTGGGCGGCCAGGTCGGCGGCCCGGTCGTTCGGCTCGGTGCCGAGGGCGGCGGCCGGCCGGGACGGCTCCTGCGACACGCCGGGCGGGGTCTGCGGCCGTGGCGGGTCCGGCGGGCTCGACGGCTTCGACACGCTGGGCGGGTTCGGCCGGCCCGGGGGGCTCGGCGCGACGGGCCGCGCGGCCGGCGGCTCGGCGGGTTCCTGGAGCGGCCGCAGCCGCAGCGGCCGGGAGGCCAGCAGGGTCTCGGGGTTGGCGGGCTCGGCCGCCGGCCGCCCGGGCCGCTCCCGACCGGCCCCGGCGAGAGTGCCGGCGAGTCCCCCGTGAGCCGTGTCCGGTACGTCGCCCAGGGGCCCGGCGTCGTCGGGCGCGGCCGCACGGCTCGCCGGGGCGAACGCCGCCGTGCCGAACGGGGTCAAGGGAGTCAGGGCGATCCGCCCGGGGGCGCCGGGTGCCACGGCGCAGGCGGTCGCGGGCGCGAGCACCGCGGCGGCCAGCACGGCCCCGGCCAGCCAGTGCGGCGCGCGCGGGCGTCGAGTCACGGGATGCCCCTCCCGTCCCTGAGGGCCTCCCCGGACTCGGGGTCCCGGTGGAGGCCGTGCTGTTTCGCTCAGGTTCACATGGTGGGGCAAAACCGGCATCCCGGGCGGCCCATCAGAGCGGCCCGCCCGTTCGGGAGTGTCGCGGCCGGGCGTGTCGCGGCCACGACGTCACGCCGTCGACGGCGCGGCCGCGACGTCACGACCAGGACGTCACGACCGGGACGTCACGACCGCGACCGGCTCCTACTCCGGGTTGCCGGTGGACACCGTCAGCGTGAACTCGGTGCCCTCCTTGTCGACCTTGTCCGACGGCGCCGGGTTCTGCTCCACGACGATGTCCTCGCCGTAGACGGCCTCGTCCTTCTCCACGACCTTGTACTTCCAGCCGGCGGCCTGGATGCAGGCCTTCACCGAGAGGATGTCCTTGTAGCGGAAGTCAGGCGCCGTGTACTTGGTGGCGTCGTTGTAGTACTTCGTCGGGTTCTTGCACTTCGTGTCCTCGATCGTGCGCGACCGGTCCGGCCCCTTGTGGCCGGCCTTCGCCGACGCGGACGCCGAGGAGGAGCTCGAGGGACCGGCCTCGGTGCCGCCCTTGTCGTCGCCGTTGTTCGCGATCGCCCAGATCAGGCCGCCGATGGCGATCAGGGCCACCGCGATCGCGCCCACGACCACCGGGGTGTTCCGCTTGTCGCCACCGCCGCCGGAGTTCCCGGCCGGGACCTGGGGCGCGGCCGGGGAGATCGTGTACGGCGGCGGGGTCTGCGCGACGAACTGCTGCTGGTGGTGCTGTGCGGCCGGCGGCGGCGTGTGCTGCTGCTGCGGGTAGGCGTATCCGCCCTGCGCGTGCTGCTGCTGCGGCGCGTACGGGGACGGCGCCGGGGTGTGCGGCGCCTGGTACGGCTGCTGGAGCGACTGCGGCGGCGCCTGGAAGCCGGAGTCCACCGGCGGGAACACGGCCGAGCTCACACCGGCGCCGCTGCTCACGGGACCGACACCCGGGACGATCATCGGAGCACCGGTCTGACCGGCGGACATGACCCGAGCGATCTCGTCCCGCATGGCCGCGGCCGTCGGGAAGCGCTCGTTCGGGTTCTTCTTCAGGGCCCGCGCCACCAGCGCGTCCATCGCCGGGCTCACCGACCGGTTGATGGAGGACGGGGCGACCGGCTCCTCCTGGACGTGCGCGTACGCGATGGCCAGCGGCGAGTCCGCCTCGAACGGCAGCCGCCCGGTCAGCAACTGGAACAGCATGATGCCGACCGAGTACAGGTCGGAGCGGGCGTCCACCGCGCGCCCCAGCGCCTGCTCGGGCGACAGGTACTGCGGGGTGCCGACGACCATGCCGGTCTGCGTCATCGAGGTGACGCCGGACTGCATCGCCCGGGCGATGCCGAAGTCCATCACCTTGACGACGCCGCGCTTCGTCATCATCACGTTGCCGGGCTTGATGTCGCGGTGGACCAGGCCCATCTCGTGGCTGGTCTCCAGCGCGGCCAGCACGTCGGCCGTCACCTTCAGGGCCTTGTCGGCCGGCATCGCCCCGTACTGGTTGACGTCCGCCTGCAGGACGGAGCCGAGCGGCTTGCCCTCGACGTACTCCATGACGATGTACGGCATGAGGGCGCCGTCGAGGTCGCCTTCGCCCGTATCGAATACCGAGACGATGTTCGTGTGCGACAGTTTCGCAACAGCCTGCGCCTCACGGCGGAAACGCTCGCGGAAGGAAGCTTCCCGGCCGAGCTCGCTGTGCAGGGTCTTGATGGCGACCTGTCGGTCCAGTGCGGAGTCGTACGCGAGGTAGACGGACGCCATGCCGCCCTCGCCGAGCAAATCCCTTAGCTGGTAACGGCCACCGGCCAGGGAGCCGCCTGCGTACCGGCCCTGAGTGCCGTCCTGGCTCATGACTGTTGCTTCCCCTCGGGGTGTGTCCCTACGCCTCTGGCTGAGCGCATGTCGCGCCCAGTCTGCCGGAGGGCAAGCACACGTCAAGCCAGGTACCCGTTCCGTGACCACAAGGCCACCGCGCGCCATTGTCCGAACGGTGAGCGGTTCGGAGGCTGTAGCGTTCACCGGAGAACCCCGAAAAGGCCCTTGATGGGGGCCCACCGCACGTGCGGACGAGAGAGACGACGGCGAGGACTGATGGCACCCGAACCCGAGGGAAACGGCGCCGGGATGGCTGATGGTCCTGAGCACTGGGGCGCGGGCGGCCTGGTGGGCGACGGCCGTTACCGGCTGACCCACAGGCTCGGCCGAGGCGGCATGGCCGAGGTGTTCGCCGCGGAGGACGTCCGGCTCGGCCGGACCGTCGCGGTGAAGCTGCTGCGCGCGGACCTGGCCGAGGACCCGGTCTCCAAGGCCCGCTTCACCCGTGAGGCACAGTCGGTCGCCGGCCTGAACCACCACGCCGTCGTCGCCGTGTACGACTCGGGCGAGGACCGGGTCGGCCCGAACGTCGTCCCGTACATCGTGATGGAACTCGTCGAGGGCCTGACCATCCGCGAGCTGCTGCTCAGCGCGGAGGCGCCGGGGCCCGAGCAGGCGCTCATCATCGTGTCGGGCGTGCTCGAAGCCCTCGCCTATTCGCACCAGCACGGCATCGTCCACCGCGACATCAAGCCCGCCAACGTCATCATCACCAACACCGGCGCGGTGAAGGTGATGGACTTCGGCATCGCGCGTGCCCTGCACGGCGCGCAGTCGACGATGACTCAGACCGGCATGGTCATGGGCACTCCCCAGTACCTGTCGCCCGAGCAGGCCCTCGGCAAGGCCGTGGACCACCGCAGCGACCTGTACGCGACGGGCTGCCTGCTCTACGAACTGCTCGCGCTGCGGCCTCCCTTCACGGGTGAGACCCCGCTGTCGGTGGTCTACCAGCACGTCCAGGACGCCCCGGTGCCGCCCTCGCAGCTGCCGGAGGGCGGCGGGATCCCGGCGGAACTCGACGGCCTGGTGATGCGTTCGCTGGCCAAGGACCCGGACGACCGGTTCCAGAGCGCGGAGGAGATGCGCGGGCTCGTCCAGTACGCGCTCCAGATGCTCCAGGAGCAGGGGTCGAACACCGGTACCTGGAACACCGGTCCGGTCACCATGGCGCTGCCGCACGGTCGCGGCGCGGCCCCGACCTCGGCGATGCCGGTGGGCGGGACGGGCGGCCAGCAGCAGTACCCCTCGCACGCGACGACCTCGCAGTTCCAGGCGCCGATGGTGCCGCCGCTGAACCCGGACGACGGCTCGGCCTTCCCCGGCGGCGGGGGCGGCCCCGGCGGCGGTCCGGGCGGGAACGGCGGGCGCGGCGGGCACGGTGGTTACGACGGCTACGACGACCGCCGGGACGGCAACGGCCGCTGGAAGATGTGGCTGTTCGCGGTCCTCGCGGTCGTCGCGATCGCGGGCGGCGTCGCGTACGCCGTGAGCAACGTGGGCTCGAACAACGAGAAGGGCGGCAGCGGCGGCACGTCCGTGACGCCGCCCAAGAAGAGCAGCCAGGGCAGCGAGGAGAGCGCCCCGAGCGCGCCCGAGACCGAGGGGCAGCACAAGACGCCGGAGAACTCGCGCTCGTACGAGGGCAGCTACACGCCGTCCCCGAGCCGCAAGTACTCGCCGAGCTCCACCCCGTCGACCTCGCCGTCGGGGTCCCCTTCAGCATCCAAGTCGACGTCGCCGAAGCCCTCGTCGAGCTCGATCACGCCGCCGACCAAGCCTCCCGTCGACCCGCCGACCGGTGGCGGTACGGGTGGTCCCGGCGGCGGCGCCGGCGGTGCCGGCGGCGCGGGTGGTGCCGGGGGCACCGGCACCGTCGCCGGCGTGGCCGGCGGTGGCGGCGGAGGAACCGAGACCGAGTAGCGCGCTCGTGTGAAAAGGGCCCGGAGGGAGTAATTCCGCCGGGCCCTTTTTCGTATGCGTACAGTGATATCGGCTGATCAGAGTGCGTGCTGATACGGGCGGCCGCGCGCGGCCGCGGCATTACCGCCCAGCGTGTGGGCGGTCACCAACTGTGGCTCGATTCGCATGTGGACGGGGTCGAAGACCGCGCCGTCCACGAAATGCGGGCCCGGCCCGAATAGTTCCAGTTCGGCAGTGGTCGGTTCGACGATCCGCGCCGTGCCGGTGAACTGGACCGACCACAGGTGCGGGTCCCCGGAATTGAAGTTGTCGGCCCCGTAGGACACCACGCTTCCGTTGCAGGCGTGGTGGTGGCCGAAACCCGCGTGCATCCGCAGCACCACCCTGTCCTCCACCACGATGTGGCGGGCCAGGGCGAGGAAGGGCAGCGCGCGCACGCTGGTGGCGACCCGGCCGTACGGCACTCGCCGCAGCAGTTCGATCGCGTGGCGTTCCTCTGGGGACAGGCGGGACAGGTGGGACAGGCGGGACATGCCGTCCACTCTCCGTGACCGGCCGAGGCCGCGGAAGGGGATCACGCCCCGATGATCGAGGACGTTGGTCCCGATTCGCCCGGAACGTCGCCGGGTACGTCGCCCGGAACGTCAGCCGCGCTTCTCGGCCTGGAGGCGGGCCACGTACGCGGCGGCCTGGGAGCGGCGCTCCATGCCCAGCTTGGACAGCAGGCTGGAGACGTAGTTCTTGATGGTCTTCTCGGCCAGGTGCAGCCGCTCGCCGATGACGCGGTTCGTCAGGCCCTCGCCGATCAGGTCGAGGATCTTGCGCTCCTGCTCGGTCAGGTTGGCCAGCCGGTCGTCGCCCTTGCCGTTCTTGCCGTCGCGCAGCCGCTCCAGCACCCGGGCGGTGGCGACGGGGTCGAGCAGGGACCTGCCGGCCGCCACGTCCCGTACGGCGCTCAGGAGTTCATTCCCGCGGATCGCCTTGAGCACGTAGCCCGAGGCCCCGGCCATGATGGCGTCGAACAGCGCTTCGTCGTCCGCGAAGGAGGTCAGCATCAGGCACTTGACGTCCTCGTCCTGGGAACGGACCTCGCGGCACACCTCCACCCCGCTGCCGTCGGGCAGGCGCACGTCCAGGACGGCCACATCGGGGCGCGTGGCGGGGATTCGGACCAGTGCGTCGGCCGCCGTGCCCGCCTCGCCGACGATCTCGATGTCGTCCTCCACCGACAGGAGCTCGTAGACGCCGCGACGGACCACTTCGTGGTCGTCCAGGAGGAATACCTTGATTTTTCCGTTTTCGCGCACGGGGTCAGTTTCACACACTCACCCCTTCCCTGCCGGAGTTACCCGGGATAACGTGCCGTTGTTCCGGCCCCCTGCAAGGCTGTGACCAGTGGTTGTTCCCGCTTCCCCGGATTTACTTGGAAATCCAAGCAAAAACCCAGGTCAAGTGAGGTTTCGCAGTCATGCGAAGCACTGGGTAACGTGCATTGCGCAGGGCACTCGCCGGGGCACCTGTCACGCCTGAATCCCGTACGAGCCGCGCACCCACCCCGTGGGCGGGTACGGATACAGGTGAGCCGCACTGGACCCCGGAGAACCCGGGTGCCGGACCGACGGAGGAGCACACGTGACCGTGGAGAGCACTGCCGCGCGCAAGCCGCGACGCAGCAGCGGCACCAAGCGGGCGGCAGGCGCGGCCAGCGCCGCCAAGGCCGCCGCCGCCACCGCGCAGAACGCCGAGCCCCAGCTCGTACAGCTGCTGACGCCAGAGGGGGAGCGGGTCGAATCCGCCGAGAACGCGGAGTTCGCCCCCTTCGTCGCCGACATCACCACCGAGGACCTGCGCGGGCTCTACCGCGACATGGTCCTGACCCGCCGCTTCGACGGCGAGGCGACCGCCCTGCAGCGCCAGGGCGAGCTGGGCCTGTGGGCCTCGCTCCTGGGCCAGGAGGCCGCGCAGATCGGCTCCGGCCGGGCGCTGCGCGACGACGACTACGTCTTCCCGACCTACCGTGAGCACGGTGTGGCCTGGTGCCGTGGTGTCGACCCGACCAACCTGCTCGGCATGTTCCGCGGTGTGAACCACGGTGGCTGGGACCCCACGATCAACAACTTCCACCTGTACACGATCGTCATCGGCTCGCAGACGCTGCACGCGACCGGTTACGCGATGGGTGTGGCCAAGGACGGCGCCGACTCGGCGGTCATCGCCTACTTCGGCGACGGTGCCTCCAGCCAGGGCGACGTGGCCGAGGCGTTCACCTTCTCGGCCGTCTACAACTCCCCCGTGGTGTTCTTCTGCCAGAACAACCAGTGGGCGATCTCCGAGCCGACCGAGCGCCAGATGCGCGTGCCGCTCTACCAGCGCGCGCAGGGCTTCGGCTTCCCGGGCGTCCGTGTCGACGGCAACGACGTGCTGGCCTGCCTGGCCGTGACCCGCTGGGCGCTGGAGCGCGCCCGCCGCGGCGAGGGCCCGACCCTGGTCGAGGCGTTCACGTACCGCATGGGCGCGCACACCACCTCCGACGACCCGACGAAGTACCGGCGGGACGAGGAGACGGCGGCGTGGGAGGCGAAGGACCCGATCCTGCGCCTGAAGGCCCACCTGCTGGCCACCGGAGGCGCCGACGAGGCCTTCTTCGAGGGCCTGGAGGCGGAGAGCGAGACGCTGGGCAAGCGGGTGCGCGAGGTCGTGCGCGCCATGCCCGACCCGGACACCATGGCGATCTTCGAGAACGTCTACGCGGACGGGCACGCGCTCGTCGACGAGGAGCGCGCCCAGTTCGCCGCCTACCTCGCGTCCTTCGAGGAGGGTCACTGATGGCTGTCGAGAAGATGTCGATCGCGAAGGCGCTCAACGAGTCGCTGCGCAAGGCCCTGGAGACGGACCCGAAGGTCCTGATCATGGGTGAGGACGTCGGCAAGCTGGGTGGTGTCTTCCGCATCACCGACG
This genomic window contains:
- a CDS encoding PadR family transcriptional regulator, with product MSIRHGLLALLERGPRYGSQLRTEFESRTGSTWPLNVGQVYTTLSRLERDGLVAPGGEDDAGHTLYAITDTGRAELRQWYERPVDRTNPPRDELSIKLAMAVGAPGVDIRAVIQSQRHATIKAMQDYTRLKAQALTEIESGRSGERDDLAWLLVVEQLIFQTEAEARWLDHCESRLVRLSQPADRRAEAEPTRATTATPATATPATATPATAAAAPAATATDRPRTARTRRG
- a CDS encoding protein kinase produces the protein MSQDGTQGRYAGGSLAGGRYQLRDLLGEGGMASVYLAYDSALDRQVAIKTLHSELGREASFRERFRREAQAVAKLSHTNIVSVFDTGEGDLDGALMPYIVMEYVEGKPLGSVLQADVNQYGAMPADKALKVTADVLAALETSHEMGLVHRDIKPGNVMMTKRGVVKVMDFGIARAMQSGVTSMTQTGMVVGTPQYLSPEQALGRAVDARSDLYSVGIMLFQLLTGRLPFEADSPLAIAYAHVQEEPVAPSSINRSVSPAMDALVARALKKNPNERFPTAAAMRDEIARVMSAGQTGAPMIVPGVGPVSSGAGVSSAVFPPVDSGFQAPPQSLQQPYQAPHTPAPSPYAPQQQHAQGGYAYPQQQHTPPPAAQHHQQQFVAQTPPPYTISPAAPQVPAGNSGGGGDKRNTPVVVGAIAVALIAIGGLIWAIANNGDDKGGTEAGPSSSSSASASAKAGHKGPDRSRTIEDTKCKNPTKYYNDATKYTAPDFRYKDILSVKACIQAAGWKYKVVEKDEAVYGEDIVVEQNPAPSDKVDKEGTEFTLTVSTGNPE
- a CDS encoding protein kinase, with protein sequence MAPEPEGNGAGMADGPEHWGAGGLVGDGRYRLTHRLGRGGMAEVFAAEDVRLGRTVAVKLLRADLAEDPVSKARFTREAQSVAGLNHHAVVAVYDSGEDRVGPNVVPYIVMELVEGLTIRELLLSAEAPGPEQALIIVSGVLEALAYSHQHGIVHRDIKPANVIITNTGAVKVMDFGIARALHGAQSTMTQTGMVMGTPQYLSPEQALGKAVDHRSDLYATGCLLYELLALRPPFTGETPLSVVYQHVQDAPVPPSQLPEGGGIPAELDGLVMRSLAKDPDDRFQSAEEMRGLVQYALQMLQEQGSNTGTWNTGPVTMALPHGRGAAPTSAMPVGGTGGQQQYPSHATTSQFQAPMVPPLNPDDGSAFPGGGGGPGGGPGGNGGRGGHGGYDGYDDRRDGNGRWKMWLFAVLAVVAIAGGVAYAVSNVGSNNEKGGSGGTSVTPPKKSSQGSEESAPSAPETEGQHKTPENSRSYEGSYTPSPSRKYSPSSTPSTSPSGSPSASKSTSPKPSSSSITPPTKPPVDPPTGGGTGGPGGGAGGAGGAGGAGGTGTVAGVAGGGGGGTETE
- a CDS encoding pyridoxamine 5'-phosphate oxidase family protein translates to MSRLSHLSRLSPEERHAIELLRRVPYGRVATSVRALPFLALARHIVVEDRVVLRMHAGFGHHHACNGSVVSYGADNFNSGDPHLWSVQFTGTARIVEPTTAELELFGPGPHFVDGAVFDPVHMRIEPQLVTAHTLGGNAAAARGRPYQHAL
- a CDS encoding response regulator transcription factor, whose protein sequence is MRENGKIKVFLLDDHEVVRRGVYELLSVEDDIEIVGEAGTAADALVRIPATRPDVAVLDVRLPDGSGVEVCREVRSQDEDVKCLMLTSFADDEALFDAIMAGASGYVLKAIRGNELLSAVRDVAAGRSLLDPVATARVLERLRDGKNGKGDDRLANLTEQERKILDLIGEGLTNRVIGERLHLAEKTIKNYVSSLLSKLGMERRSQAAAYVARLQAEKRG
- the pdhA gene encoding pyruvate dehydrogenase (acetyl-transferring) E1 component subunit alpha, which gives rise to MTVESTAARKPRRSSGTKRAAGAASAAKAAAATAQNAEPQLVQLLTPEGERVESAENAEFAPFVADITTEDLRGLYRDMVLTRRFDGEATALQRQGELGLWASLLGQEAAQIGSGRALRDDDYVFPTYREHGVAWCRGVDPTNLLGMFRGVNHGGWDPTINNFHLYTIVIGSQTLHATGYAMGVAKDGADSAVIAYFGDGASSQGDVAEAFTFSAVYNSPVVFFCQNNQWAISEPTERQMRVPLYQRAQGFGFPGVRVDGNDVLACLAVTRWALERARRGEGPTLVEAFTYRMGAHTTSDDPTKYRRDEETAAWEAKDPILRLKAHLLATGGADEAFFEGLEAESETLGKRVREVVRAMPDPDTMAIFENVYADGHALVDEERAQFAAYLASFEEGH